From the Blastopirellula marina genome, one window contains:
- the zigA gene encoding zinc metallochaperone GTPase ZigA, protein MISNTSSSRLPVTVLSGFLGAGKTTVLNHILANREGLRVAVIVNDMSEVNIDAAIVRDGDAALSRTEEQLVEMTNGCICCTLREDLLVEVSRLAQEGRFDYLLIESTGISEPLPVAETFTFIDEEGQSLSDFADLDTMVTVIDAQNFLIDFGSWDDLVDREIGLSEEDTRNVVDLLVDQVEFANVILVNKSDLVDADQLSLLKSILKRLNPAAQILTTEHGNVPLSRILGTGLFSLQEAEQHPEWLAVPRGEEEKETEEYNIGNFVFRSRRPFHPERLWNMLNSEESILAGVLRSKGFAWFATRHDYAYQWSQAGVSIQLNPAGIWWDAASDEYWPDEPQERAQLLSQFDGKYGDRRQELVFIGIDLDRDLIEERLQQCLLTDLEFASGPELWAQLPDPLPAIRVEEDDSQEVASNDL, encoded by the coding sequence ATGATCTCCAATACTTCTTCGTCACGTCTGCCGGTTACGGTTCTGTCAGGCTTTTTAGGAGCTGGAAAAACAACCGTTCTCAACCATATTCTCGCCAATCGCGAGGGCCTGCGGGTAGCGGTCATCGTCAATGACATGAGCGAAGTTAACATCGACGCTGCGATTGTTCGGGATGGGGATGCGGCATTGAGCCGGACGGAAGAACAATTGGTGGAAATGACTAACGGCTGCATTTGCTGCACGTTGCGAGAAGATCTGTTGGTTGAAGTAAGCCGTCTGGCTCAGGAAGGACGCTTCGACTATCTGTTGATTGAAAGCACTGGAATCAGCGAACCGCTTCCCGTCGCCGAGACGTTTACTTTTATCGACGAAGAAGGACAGAGTCTCTCAGACTTTGCTGATTTAGACACGATGGTGACTGTCATTGATGCCCAGAACTTCTTGATCGACTTTGGATCTTGGGACGATCTCGTCGATCGGGAAATTGGGCTGAGCGAAGAGGATACCCGGAATGTTGTCGATTTGCTGGTCGATCAAGTCGAGTTCGCCAATGTCATCCTGGTTAACAAATCGGATCTAGTCGACGCGGATCAATTGAGCTTGTTGAAGTCGATCCTCAAGCGGCTCAATCCTGCTGCCCAGATTTTGACGACCGAACATGGAAATGTGCCTCTTTCGCGTATCCTGGGGACGGGGCTTTTTAGTTTGCAGGAAGCGGAGCAGCATCCTGAGTGGCTGGCAGTCCCCCGCGGAGAAGAAGAGAAAGAAACGGAAGAATACAACATTGGAAACTTCGTCTTCCGATCTCGTCGACCGTTTCATCCGGAACGACTTTGGAACATGCTCAATAGCGAGGAGAGCATTCTGGCCGGCGTGCTGAGAAGCAAAGGTTTCGCCTGGTTCGCGACTCGTCACGACTATGCCTACCAATGGTCGCAGGCAGGCGTCTCGATTCAACTCAATCCGGCAGGGATCTGGTGGGATGCCGCCAGCGATGAATACTGGCCGGATGAACCCCAAGAGCGAGCGCAACTACTCAGTCAGTTCGACGGCAAGTACGGCGATCGCCGGCAGGAACTTGTGTTCATCGGTATTGATCTAGATCGAGACTTGATCGAAGAGCGTCTGCAGCAATGCTTGCTAACTGATTTGGAATTCGCATCTGGCCCTGAGCTTTGGGCGCAACTGCCCGATCCTTTGCCAGCCATTAGAGTCGAGGAGGACGACTCCCAGGAGGTGGCGTCGAATGATCTCTAA
- a CDS encoding prepilin peptidase, whose protein sequence is MTIDWTILVPLSVLAIATICDLRTREIPDWLSIALLVWGLLAKLAGWTELPWMALAMGFGLGLAVTLPFFWLGGLGGGDVKLITALGWVIGPVGLLITLLAMALTGGVLALIATLRGQKDYAYVPAILAGLMACGLCEWLYKIDLV, encoded by the coding sequence GTGACCATCGATTGGACAATCCTGGTTCCCCTCAGCGTGCTGGCGATCGCGACCATTTGCGATCTGCGGACGCGGGAGATCCCCGATTGGCTCTCGATTGCCCTGCTGGTGTGGGGCCTGTTGGCGAAGCTTGCCGGTTGGACCGAACTCCCTTGGATGGCCCTGGCAATGGGCTTTGGCTTAGGACTCGCTGTGACGCTACCCTTCTTCTGGCTTGGCGGCCTGGGTGGAGGAGACGTCAAACTGATTACCGCTTTGGGGTGGGTAATCGGCCCGGTTGGGCTGCTGATCACCTTGCTGGCAATGGCCCTGACTGGGGGCGTGCTGGCACTTATTGCCACGCTACGAGGGCAGAAAGACTATGCCTACGTCCCGGCAATTTTAGCAGGCCTGATGGCCTGTGGATTATGTGAATGGCTTTACAAGATTGACCTCGTATAG
- a CDS encoding carboxypeptidase regulatory-like domain-containing protein: MRTMTIAALLAALIIFSGCETPGLPTYPVQGQVQFEDGTPVRSGYVETISREHRVNARGKIQRDGSFELTTFHEADGAVAGPHDVIVVQFLGSEKASQINHDHGEVVSTRFADYAQSGLSMNVHEQQDNHCVLTVSKARH; this comes from the coding sequence ATGAGGACCATGACCATCGCTGCTTTATTGGCAGCGTTAATAATTTTTTCAGGCTGCGAGACACCTGGGCTTCCGACGTATCCCGTACAAGGGCAGGTCCAATTCGAGGACGGAACGCCAGTACGCAGTGGGTACGTTGAAACGATCTCGCGAGAGCATCGCGTTAATGCGAGAGGAAAGATACAACGTGATGGCAGCTTCGAGCTGACAACCTTTCACGAAGCAGACGGTGCCGTTGCCGGCCCGCACGACGTGATTGTCGTCCAATTTCTGGGCAGTGAGAAAGCATCGCAGATCAACCACGACCATGGAGAGGTGGTTTCCACGAGATTCGCAGACTACGCCCAATCAGGACTTTCGATGAACGTACACGAACAACAAGACAACCACTGCGTACTAACCGTATCGAAGGCACGACATTAG
- a CDS encoding TadE/TadG family type IV pilus assembly protein yields MNTQRKGQSLVEFALVALVLYLLLGAIFTFGHALYVAQQVQMSADLLAREVSRTPLSVNGENLREAMQDQAVKSSIYDESKLRFNLLDLEDPDSPEDLREEIKTWPIVNRMLSVVMTKVDGFFQYPGIVNHGTTDDPHYRIATSYEAALPTPGNPVDEGWVDVVEELTDSAENSLYPPGSDSGGVVALRINYPVHSPFFTAMHPLPEEAKFGDPNANYVKVSPGDNASEITSEFGEYRPEYLNPEKELYGGNRGLGRQYAWGTQVRPYRRIVSGQAIYRREVFTH; encoded by the coding sequence ATGAATACGCAAAGGAAAGGTCAATCCCTGGTCGAATTCGCCCTGGTCGCACTAGTGTTGTACCTGCTACTAGGGGCCATTTTCACGTTCGGCCATGCTCTCTACGTCGCACAGCAAGTGCAGATGTCGGCCGATCTTCTGGCCAGGGAGGTTTCGCGAACACCCTTGAGCGTCAATGGTGAGAACCTGAGAGAGGCGATGCAGGATCAGGCTGTCAAAAGCAGCATCTATGACGAATCCAAGCTTCGCTTCAATCTTCTTGATCTCGAAGACCCTGACAGCCCCGAAGACTTGAGAGAGGAGATCAAGACTTGGCCCATCGTTAACCGTATGCTCTCGGTAGTGATGACCAAGGTCGATGGCTTCTTTCAGTACCCAGGTATCGTAAATCATGGAACAACCGACGATCCTCACTATCGTATTGCGACAAGCTACGAAGCGGCCTTACCTACGCCGGGAAACCCTGTCGACGAGGGCTGGGTTGATGTGGTCGAGGAACTAACCGATTCCGCTGAGAATAGCCTCTATCCACCGGGCAGTGATTCAGGCGGTGTCGTTGCCCTTCGTATTAACTACCCAGTCCATTCTCCGTTCTTTACTGCGATGCATCCGCTGCCAGAGGAGGCTAAGTTCGGCGATCCAAACGCCAACTATGTCAAGGTTTCTCCTGGCGATAACGCGAGCGAAATCACATCGGAATTTGGGGAATATCGCCCCGAGTATTTGAACCCCGAGAAGGAACTTTATGGTGGCAACCGAGGACTCGGTCGCCAATATGCATGGGGAACCCAGGTCAGGCCATATCGACGGATCGTATCAGGCCAGGCGATCTATCGCAGAGAAGTATTCACGCATTAA
- a CDS encoding Flp family type IVb pilin: protein MIMKLFRNRKGQGLVEYGLIIAGVALICAAAVSVFGHKTSDLIAAVATVLPGAHAEDNAPITSGKLIETAAGANTAIDLDASTIATNSNTARLGVNVGLETPASFGGLVVEQDYTP, encoded by the coding sequence ATGATTATGAAGCTATTTCGCAACCGTAAGGGTCAAGGTCTGGTCGAATACGGTCTGATCATCGCCGGCGTGGCCCTGATCTGTGCCGCTGCTGTTTCCGTCTTCGGTCACAAGACCAGCGACCTGATCGCTGCTGTGGCAACCGTTCTGCCAGGTGCACACGCTGAAGACAACGCGCCGATTACAAGTGGCAAATTGATTGAAACTGCTGCAGGTGCCAATACAGCAATTGATTTGGATGCTTCCACAATCGCTACAAACAGCAATACCGCTCGCCTCGGCGTGAACGTTGGACTCGAAACCCCTGCTAGTTTTGGCGGCCTTGTGGTCGAGCAAGATTACACTCCGTAA
- a CDS encoding DUF1559 domain-containing protein: protein MACLKRFGFTLVELLVVIAIIGVLIGLLLPAVMQSREAARKVQCQNNLRQIGLATILFEDTHGLYPPARIFPRQGDPVDLACGGNQPSWFARVLPFLEQDTASRQWDLLKPYSEQLPEATYNVVTTFLCPSRRDASNARVPDTEEVLTLPCGCSGGLIQVRGGAVSDYAGNHGDFTGGSTGSPQDYWQGGNGTGVLISSRGLCKLGVPQGWIDKIRPKDIVDGLSNTALTGEMHVPIGRLSQAPENGAMYNGEDLVAFARIGGPGIPIARDPRDTTIPIRGFGSWHPGVCHFTFADGSTKALSNQLDTVTLGQFTNRANP from the coding sequence TTGGCCTGTCTCAAGCGGTTCGGATTTACGCTTGTCGAATTGCTGGTTGTCATTGCGATCATCGGCGTATTGATCGGCCTGCTTCTACCAGCAGTGATGCAGTCCCGAGAAGCCGCTCGCAAAGTACAGTGCCAAAACAATCTACGTCAAATTGGCTTGGCCACCATCCTATTCGAGGACACACACGGCCTTTACCCACCTGCCCGCATTTTCCCCAGGCAAGGTGATCCTGTAGATTTGGCTTGTGGTGGGAATCAGCCATCCTGGTTCGCCCGAGTCCTTCCTTTCCTCGAACAAGATACCGCTTCCCGGCAATGGGATTTGTTGAAGCCCTATTCCGAACAACTGCCAGAAGCAACTTACAACGTGGTTACTACCTTTTTGTGCCCGTCGCGGCGCGATGCATCCAACGCCAGGGTGCCAGATACAGAGGAGGTGCTCACACTTCCGTGTGGCTGCAGTGGCGGTCTAATTCAGGTTCGCGGCGGAGCTGTTAGTGATTACGCCGGCAACCATGGCGATTTCACCGGAGGATCGACCGGAAGCCCACAGGACTACTGGCAAGGGGGCAACGGCACAGGCGTCCTTATCTCTAGCCGCGGGCTTTGCAAACTCGGTGTTCCGCAAGGCTGGATCGATAAGATCCGGCCCAAAGATATTGTGGATGGTCTAAGTAACACAGCCTTAACAGGCGAAATGCACGTACCGATAGGGCGACTGTCGCAGGCCCCCGAGAATGGTGCCATGTACAACGGAGAGGATCTCGTCGCGTTTGCCCGCATCGGCGGCCCAGGCATCCCAATAGCGCGTGACCCGAGAGACACCACTATCCCCATTCGGGGCTTTGGAAGTTGGCATCCTGGAGTCTGCCATTTCACCTTTGCCGATGGCTCGACCAAAGCCCTTTCCAATCAGCTCGATACAGTAACACTTGGGCAGTTCACGAATCGAGCTAATCCATGA
- a CDS encoding pilus assembly protein TadG-related protein yields the protein MLVLFAMLFWVLLGVAALVIDLGLARVKYRQMQSATDTAALAGLQNELTGTADRTEARWLAAQTFHPDIDQDFDTYATQQAVLSIVDDTPPSGGFLDDPRGKRWVPNLEPNTDNIAKGDLEYVPGSSAFYARLRHSTLTPVDGVRNDSPPLPYLFGRATVRTTNRPSEAIYRGMSLKSASLASTTRALSMGPTVVKPTGETIDGVQYVATINEWENSIVHEIQPGEELTRYTVGDVAPIGLTIQATLPTGYIAIYDPLTTEPNRIAGFGFIADGTRELGHIAPANATSTIFPAINASSPPSLAEYHQLFDIIGDSFVQTICLSPTPADEFQED from the coding sequence GTGTTGGTGCTGTTTGCGATGCTGTTTTGGGTGCTGCTGGGAGTGGCTGCCCTCGTGATTGATTTGGGTTTGGCCCGGGTCAAGTATCGACAGATGCAGTCCGCTACCGATACCGCCGCCCTGGCTGGCCTGCAGAATGAACTGACAGGCACGGCCGATCGTACCGAAGCACGATGGCTGGCAGCTCAGACGTTTCATCCTGACATCGATCAGGATTTTGATACGTACGCCACCCAACAAGCTGTCTTGAGTATCGTTGACGATACGCCACCATCTGGTGGATTCTTGGATGATCCTCGTGGAAAGCGCTGGGTACCAAACTTGGAACCCAACACCGACAACATCGCCAAGGGAGATTTAGAGTACGTTCCAGGTTCATCAGCATTCTATGCACGTCTTCGGCATTCAACTCTTACGCCGGTTGACGGAGTAAGAAATGACTCGCCTCCGCTGCCCTATTTGTTCGGTCGAGCAACTGTACGAACGACGAACAGACCAAGCGAAGCGATCTATCGAGGAATGAGCCTCAAGTCGGCGTCACTAGCATCGACGACGCGGGCTCTTTCGATGGGGCCTACAGTTGTTAAACCGACGGGCGAGACGATTGATGGCGTTCAATATGTCGCAACGATTAACGAATGGGAGAATTCCATCGTCCATGAAATCCAGCCCGGCGAGGAGCTAACCCGATACACTGTTGGTGACGTCGCGCCGATTGGCCTGACAATCCAAGCAACTTTGCCAACAGGCTACATTGCAATCTACGATCCGTTGACAACAGAACCGAATCGGATTGCCGGCTTCGGCTTTATCGCAGATGGAACTAGGGAACTTGGCCATATAGCACCGGCAAATGCGACCAGCACCATATTTCCTGCGATTAATGCGTCGTCCCCCCCAAGCCTCGCTGAATACCATCAGCTCTTTGACATTATCGGGGATAGTTTCGTTCAGACGATATGCTTGTCGCCAACCCCCGCTGACGAATTTCAAGAAGACTAA
- a CDS encoding DUF58 domain-containing protein: MSTTQTSDSRWAWLTSDYTPWANKYVYWLKTPIGILLVLAAVALAMGIFVTPQGYVLLLTILAVVGLGVVWPWVGLRGISCELKFRTRRCREGEKAEVIVEIVNRWPIPVWGLAIENGFFVEDSASDAAVALARIPGWSRCEFVWRFQPLQRGVYPQAPPRIVTEFPFGLWKAKRPVKVQQELTVWPKTYRLSNFPLPQGNHRNVTSPSDQRTGQEGERTGVRPFRQGDSLRTIHWSLTARHGRFIVLERQGSAQTRARIYVDLDRNSHQGFGPDSTFEWAIRIAASIATELVQQHNVVVLDFGTHEELMTGAQASMHRTMDRLARLKPTKEPATMRRTGNGCDWSVSVATDLSPSEKLTMRTIVLRSGGFRAAPEASQKQAVLAHVKPWICVEGHDGAARQLLSQWAVKGREAWCGS, from the coding sequence ATGAGTACCACTCAAACGTCTGATAGCCGTTGGGCCTGGCTGACCAGTGACTATACGCCGTGGGCGAACAAGTATGTCTATTGGCTGAAGACACCGATCGGCATTTTGCTGGTGTTGGCTGCGGTGGCATTGGCCATGGGTATCTTTGTGACGCCTCAAGGTTACGTGCTTCTACTGACGATCCTGGCTGTAGTTGGGCTGGGAGTGGTGTGGCCGTGGGTTGGGCTGCGAGGCATTTCGTGTGAATTGAAGTTCCGCACACGTCGTTGCCGCGAAGGAGAGAAGGCAGAAGTCATTGTCGAAATTGTCAATCGCTGGCCCATTCCGGTGTGGGGTTTAGCAATCGAAAACGGCTTCTTTGTCGAGGACTCGGCGAGCGACGCCGCGGTGGCTCTGGCTCGGATTCCCGGTTGGTCGCGATGCGAATTCGTCTGGCGCTTTCAACCACTCCAGCGTGGCGTCTACCCACAAGCTCCGCCACGGATTGTTACTGAATTTCCCTTTGGGCTATGGAAAGCCAAGCGACCCGTGAAGGTCCAGCAGGAACTGACGGTCTGGCCGAAGACGTATCGCCTGTCGAACTTTCCATTACCGCAAGGCAACCATCGCAATGTAACGTCCCCCAGCGATCAACGGACCGGCCAGGAAGGAGAACGCACCGGCGTTCGCCCGTTTCGACAGGGAGATTCGCTCCGCACTATTCATTGGTCGCTAACTGCCCGGCATGGTCGATTCATCGTTTTGGAGCGACAAGGTTCCGCTCAAACTCGGGCACGCATCTACGTCGATCTTGATCGCAATTCTCATCAAGGGTTTGGGCCGGATAGCACGTTTGAATGGGCGATCCGCATTGCGGCGAGTATTGCCACAGAACTCGTTCAACAACACAACGTCGTCGTGCTGGACTTTGGGACACACGAAGAACTGATGACTGGTGCCCAGGCCAGTATGCATCGGACCATGGATCGGTTGGCTCGTCTCAAGCCAACCAAAGAGCCGGCAACCATGCGAAGGACTGGCAATGGGTGCGATTGGTCGGTTTCCGTTGCTACCGATCTCAGCCCATCCGAGAAGCTGACCATGCGGACAATTGTTCTACGAAGCGGTGGTTTTCGAGCGGCACCAGAAGCTTCCCAGAAGCAGGCCGTATTGGCACATGTCAAACCTTGGATTTGTGTTGAAGGCCATGACGGCGCTGCGCGCCAGTTGCTTTCGCAGTGGGCCGTGAAGGGACGGGAGGCTTGGTGTGGTAGCTGA
- a CDS encoding CpaE family protein: MSTKPQVLTVTRDPKLRDELQDLLSSFEDRSFVVVSAQDNRQAVEVARTRQPEIALVEMRESSLPIQTFAREMAAISPSTTVVGVIRDGAFSGNASESQIVIDVLRSGVKDFLHYPFSLGELNELVRRVEQNAQKTPAKLGAVVAFVSNKGGVGKSTLAINTAVGLAQQFPGRVLLVDASLQLGVAASMLDLRPATTLTEVAKEQSRLDTTLMQEMAIAHSSGLHLLAAPRDAVEAAKVDEEVMTRVLSLARRSYDYVVVDTFPVFDAISLAILDLTSKAFVVTENVIPTLLGTAKLIELLDKFSYPADQTEIILNRQQRVSGSLRPHDIAARLGRPIDWIFPYDRNVIGAANTGIPIATTMRGYFGFGRELKRFISDVTNTRGDLRANGVSHPVNGKENTAPRNGLNFANAAVEESR, encoded by the coding sequence GTGTCTACCAAACCCCAAGTACTCACCGTAACCCGCGATCCTAAGCTGCGGGACGAACTGCAGGACCTGCTCTCCTCGTTTGAGGATCGTTCGTTTGTGGTGGTCTCGGCTCAGGACAATCGTCAGGCCGTGGAGGTGGCGCGAACTCGCCAGCCGGAGATCGCGTTGGTTGAGATGCGCGAAAGCAGCTTGCCGATTCAAACGTTCGCCCGCGAAATGGCGGCCATTTCTCCGAGCACGACGGTGGTGGGAGTTATTCGCGACGGAGCTTTCTCGGGCAACGCTTCCGAAAGCCAAATTGTTATCGATGTGCTGCGTAGCGGAGTGAAAGACTTTTTGCACTATCCGTTTTCGCTAGGAGAACTAAACGAACTTGTCCGCCGTGTCGAGCAGAACGCCCAAAAGACGCCGGCAAAGCTCGGCGCGGTTGTCGCGTTCGTGAGCAACAAGGGGGGCGTTGGCAAGTCGACTTTAGCTATCAATACGGCAGTTGGATTGGCTCAGCAATTCCCCGGTCGCGTTCTGCTGGTGGATGCGTCGTTGCAACTTGGCGTTGCGGCCTCGATGCTCGATCTTCGCCCGGCCACTACATTGACGGAAGTCGCCAAAGAACAGAGTCGACTCGATACAACACTGATGCAGGAAATGGCCATAGCCCATTCGTCAGGCTTGCACTTATTGGCGGCCCCGCGCGATGCGGTCGAAGCGGCGAAGGTCGACGAGGAGGTCATGACCCGAGTTCTCTCACTCGCGAGACGTTCTTACGACTACGTGGTGGTTGACACATTTCCAGTCTTCGACGCTATCTCTCTGGCAATCCTCGACCTGACCTCGAAGGCATTTGTTGTTACCGAAAATGTCATTCCGACCCTATTGGGAACGGCCAAACTAATCGAGCTTCTTGACAAGTTTTCCTATCCCGCGGATCAAACGGAAATCATTTTGAACCGCCAACAACGTGTTTCCGGCAGCTTAAGGCCACACGACATCGCTGCACGACTGGGAAGGCCGATCGACTGGATCTTCCCTTACGATCGAAACGTGATTGGTGCCGCCAACACCGGCATCCCGATCGCAACGACTATGCGTGGCTATTTCGGTTTTGGTCGCGAGCTGAAGCGATTCATTAGTGATGTGACGAACACACGCGGTGATTTACGTGCCAATGGAGTTTCGCACCCCGTTAACGGTAAAGAAAATACCGCCCCAAGGAACGGCCTCAACTTTGCTAATGCAGCGGTGGAGGAGAGTCGATGA
- a CDS encoding transglutaminase-like domain-containing protein, producing the protein MVADKFTQRIHLAMVLTAALGVQLAISHGELGHWWQWLEVAMVAAAAWLGARYLASPDPIRDTRVIGLLIAVVAGHFALEQVFYHAFPRAGQLFEGQVSLALRNLMIASLPFRAERRIANLATLTSLALMAVSVFMSVYWSVTICGIVYAVLGVGYLVTTYWERISGRFPEGTKSEIPRGAIGLAFCLAVLLAATAIGIAGTNHATRALAGFMPSSGGNRVSDTRSQGGVGDGDDLVQGTKDAMSFGPTESEVFLESKMPSLFDVFDDTYDAPVIKKKTLQKAVSLPPSNLEHRHSRVATSKSKGNDFSLLRRNEARRQKALEDKKSPALFYVKGRVPLHLRTTIYDQFDGVNLQAADSHDEPPLKLIKEDGVPWYNISCPLSDQHIHSTEEHLLKFINLKTDRIPSPPHLARFQIKDVDREDMFGLAVDGHPRITVDFIPQLTVMRVQSFLVSSQTLFSDYATSKLQQSISLPDQETSVPRIRELAHQLTAGLQPGWQQVAAVRDHLRSEYAHAPDSQLSEDVEFPVETFLFDAKRGPDYLFATATSLLLRELGYTSRVVSGFYADPKYFDAGTWQTPIAKEDAHFWVEVSWDGKVWHPVEPTPGYELLAPRLTPWQRIQAACIAVGQWCVRNWIPLIVAAILVVIVYVAFARLADIALRLANRYAWFGSDRSRILWTARLMQWRARIQGHRRPQGKTFARWIQECCQPISQDFVAATNWALYSPALSCPFSHREIDRVCNEAFTAFVHSPSPKSPASASKELS; encoded by the coding sequence GTGGTAGCTGATAAATTCACCCAAAGAATTCATCTGGCGATGGTTTTGACTGCCGCGTTGGGCGTGCAGTTGGCGATCAGCCACGGCGAACTAGGCCATTGGTGGCAGTGGTTGGAAGTTGCCATGGTGGCTGCGGCCGCCTGGCTAGGTGCCCGATACTTGGCGTCACCCGATCCGATACGTGACACGCGCGTGATAGGGCTATTGATTGCCGTGGTTGCCGGTCACTTCGCGCTCGAGCAAGTTTTCTATCATGCTTTCCCCAGGGCAGGTCAGCTGTTCGAAGGTCAAGTGTCCCTGGCCCTGCGCAACCTCATGATTGCTTCTCTACCGTTCCGGGCTGAGCGACGGATCGCCAACTTGGCTACTCTGACGAGCCTGGCATTGATGGCAGTAAGCGTCTTCATGAGTGTTTACTGGTCGGTAACGATCTGCGGAATTGTTTACGCAGTGCTTGGCGTCGGTTACCTGGTGACCACCTATTGGGAACGGATATCCGGAAGATTTCCCGAAGGGACTAAGTCAGAGATTCCTCGTGGGGCTATCGGGCTTGCTTTTTGTCTGGCCGTACTACTGGCCGCAACTGCTATCGGTATCGCAGGAACGAACCACGCGACACGAGCTCTGGCCGGATTCATGCCCAGTTCCGGAGGGAATCGCGTTTCAGACACTCGTTCGCAAGGAGGGGTTGGCGATGGCGACGACCTGGTTCAAGGAACCAAGGATGCCATGAGCTTTGGGCCGACCGAGAGCGAAGTGTTTCTTGAGTCAAAGATGCCCAGCCTGTTCGACGTGTTTGATGACACTTACGATGCCCCAGTCATTAAGAAGAAAACGCTTCAGAAGGCGGTAAGTCTTCCGCCGTCGAATCTTGAGCACCGTCATTCACGTGTTGCAACGAGCAAGTCAAAAGGTAATGACTTCAGTCTGCTGCGAAGAAATGAGGCTCGCCGCCAAAAGGCGCTGGAAGACAAAAAGTCACCCGCATTGTTCTATGTGAAAGGCCGCGTGCCACTGCATTTGCGGACTACCATCTATGATCAATTTGATGGCGTCAACTTACAAGCAGCCGATAGTCACGATGAACCTCCCCTCAAGTTGATTAAGGAGGATGGAGTGCCATGGTACAACATTTCGTGTCCATTGTCGGACCAGCACATCCATTCCACCGAAGAGCATCTGCTGAAGTTCATCAATTTAAAGACAGATCGCATTCCATCCCCTCCGCATCTGGCACGCTTTCAAATCAAGGATGTCGATCGAGAGGATATGTTTGGCTTGGCAGTCGATGGGCATCCTCGGATAACCGTGGACTTCATTCCGCAGCTTACGGTCATGCGGGTGCAGTCGTTCCTGGTTAGCTCCCAAACGCTGTTCAGCGACTATGCAACCAGCAAACTTCAACAAAGCATCTCGCTTCCAGACCAGGAGACTTCGGTTCCACGAATTCGTGAACTTGCTCACCAGTTAACCGCCGGTCTGCAACCAGGATGGCAGCAGGTCGCGGCGGTGCGAGATCATCTACGAAGTGAATACGCACATGCGCCCGATAGCCAATTGAGTGAGGATGTCGAGTTCCCTGTTGAGACGTTTCTGTTCGATGCGAAACGGGGGCCTGACTACCTCTTTGCTACGGCCACCTCGCTTCTCCTACGCGAATTGGGGTACACATCACGCGTGGTAAGCGGATTCTACGCGGATCCCAAGTATTTTGATGCCGGGACCTGGCAAACTCCCATCGCTAAGGAAGACGCTCATTTCTGGGTGGAAGTCTCCTGGGATGGCAAAGTATGGCATCCCGTTGAACCCACCCCCGGTTACGAACTGTTAGCACCGAGGCTGACTCCTTGGCAGCGAATCCAGGCAGCCTGCATCGCTGTAGGCCAGTGGTGCGTCAGGAATTGGATACCACTCATCGTTGCTGCCATTCTTGTTGTCATCGTCTATGTGGCGTTCGCCCGTCTGGCTGATATCGCACTTCGTCTGGCCAATCGGTACGCCTGGTTTGGCAGCGATCGAAGTCGAATCCTCTGGACGGCGCGTTTAATGCAGTGGCGAGCGAGGATTCAAGGCCACCGTCGTCCGCAAGGAAAGACCTTTGCCCGATGGATTCAAGAGTGCTGCCAACCCATCTCGCAGGACTTTGTTGCTGCTACAAATTGGGCGCTCTATTCACCGGCGTTAAGTTGCCCATTCTCCCATCGCGAAATCGATCGTGTTTGCAACGAAGCTTTCACCGCGTTTGTTCATTCCCCTTCCCCGAAAAGTCCAGCATCCGCTTCCAAGGAGCTATCGTGA
- a CDS encoding DUF2946 family protein: protein MNPLLHRSTALMLSAALLLITGLGDALHMLPGMGHAGHCHGLACHAGSDHAHGHLGHFHDDHGHAHHSHAGKKSCCGHSHSSTKTSIATDEDGRSSSEDTSSGDMRDQHECGLCKLLASLKQVTPSSVAMHQWHSLSVAQFNSLAQRPESNIVLAYQGRAPPISL, encoded by the coding sequence ATGAACCCCCTACTTCACCGCAGCACCGCACTGATGCTTTCCGCTGCCCTGCTTCTCATAACAGGGCTGGGGGACGCTTTGCATATGCTGCCTGGAATGGGGCACGCCGGGCACTGCCACGGCTTGGCATGTCATGCCGGATCAGATCATGCCCATGGACATCTCGGGCACTTTCACGATGATCACGGACACGCTCACCACTCGCATGCTGGAAAGAAATCATGCTGCGGGCATTCTCATAGTTCAACTAAGACGAGCATTGCCACCGATGAAGATGGCCGAAGTTCTTCCGAAGATACTTCCTCCGGCGACATGCGTGACCAGCACGAGTGTGGCCTATGTAAACTGCTGGCCAGCCTGAAGCAAGTCACACCTTCCAGTGTGGCCATGCACCAGTGGCATTCCCTCTCAGTTGCTCAATTCAATTCACTAGCACAACGTCCTGAGTCGAACATTGTTCTGGCTTATCAGGGACGCGCCCCACCTATCTCTCTCTAA